A single window of Rubripirellula lacrimiformis DNA harbors:
- a CDS encoding LegC family aminotransferase, producing MNTLPNQIVDTIASVIGDQSVPLHAPYFGGQEAKYVAQCVETGWVSSVGSFVDQFERMLCDITGAKYAVAVSNGTSGLLVALQLAGVRPGDEVLVPAMTFVATANAVSHLHAIPHLVEIESEQLGLDPEKLGDYLAEITEVRNGVTINRTTGRPITAIVPMHAFGHPCKIQAIIAVVDRFGIAVVEDAAESLGSKVAGQHTGTFGRLGMISFNGNKIATTGGGGVILTDDDELGPLAKHLTTTAKVPHAWEFFHDQVGYNFRMPNLNAALGCGQLEQLDHFLASKRNLAARYRDAFSTIDGVRFVDQPTGTESNFWLAAIVLDQDQLKERDSILTLANSRGIGLRPAWQLMNDLPMYCDNPAMDLAVAKQVQASLINLPSGVQVAIDSPPSSSPSQSQSQNR from the coding sequence TTGAACACTCTGCCTAACCAAATCGTTGATACCATCGCATCGGTGATCGGTGATCAATCCGTACCGCTGCATGCACCCTACTTCGGCGGCCAAGAAGCCAAATACGTGGCACAGTGCGTTGAAACCGGCTGGGTTTCTTCGGTCGGCAGCTTCGTGGATCAGTTCGAACGCATGCTGTGCGACATCACCGGTGCGAAGTATGCGGTGGCGGTATCCAATGGAACGTCCGGGTTGCTGGTCGCGTTGCAATTAGCCGGGGTCCGACCTGGGGACGAAGTGCTGGTACCGGCGATGACTTTCGTAGCCACCGCCAATGCCGTCAGCCACCTGCACGCGATTCCCCACCTAGTCGAAATCGAAAGCGAACAGCTGGGCCTCGATCCGGAAAAACTTGGCGACTACCTCGCTGAAATCACCGAGGTTCGAAACGGTGTCACGATCAACCGCACCACCGGGCGGCCGATCACGGCAATCGTACCGATGCACGCGTTTGGCCACCCCTGCAAAATTCAAGCGATCATTGCCGTCGTCGATCGGTTTGGAATTGCCGTGGTGGAAGATGCTGCCGAATCACTCGGCAGCAAGGTCGCTGGCCAGCATACCGGCACCTTCGGCCGCCTGGGGATGATCAGTTTCAATGGCAACAAGATCGCGACGACAGGCGGCGGTGGCGTCATTCTGACCGACGATGACGAACTGGGACCATTGGCCAAGCACTTAACAACCACAGCGAAAGTGCCGCACGCGTGGGAATTTTTCCATGATCAAGTGGGCTACAACTTCCGCATGCCCAACTTGAACGCAGCCCTGGGGTGTGGACAGCTTGAACAGCTGGATCATTTCCTGGCTAGCAAGCGAAACTTAGCCGCACGATACCGCGATGCCTTCTCGACCATCGACGGAGTTCGCTTCGTCGACCAACCGACGGGCACCGAAAGCAACTTCTGGCTGGCTGCGATCGTTCTGGACCAGGACCAGCTGAAGGAACGAGATTCGATTCTGACACTGGCCAACAGCCGTGGAATCGGATTGCGTCCGGCCTGGCAATTGATGAACGACTTGCCGATGTACTGCGACAACCCGGCGATGGACTTAGCGGTCGCCAAACAGGTACAGGCATCACTGATCAATCTGCCCAGCGGCGTCCAAGTCGCGATTGATTCGCCACCATCATCGTCACCGAGTCAGAGTCAGAGCCAGAATCGGTGA
- a CDS encoding NAD-dependent 4,6-dehydratase LegB, with amino-acid sequence MKILVTGADGFIGSHLTELLVQRGYDVRALAAYNSFNSWGWLDSIPEQTKSSIEVVSGDIRDATFVRHAVRGTEAVLHLAALIAIPYSYQAPGSYVDTNIHGTLNVLEAARDFDVAKVLHTSTSEVYGTADYVPIDEEHPLKGQSPYSASKIGADQLALSYFRSFDTPVTVVRPFNTYGPRQSARAVIPTVIAQVAAGATKLKMGDLTPTRDFNYVADTAAGFEAILRSENTNGEVINLGTGYEISVADTLAMICELMSVEVEIEQEQQRIRPEKSEVFRLCADASKAAKLTDWVPQYGDNDGLRRGLKQTIDWFRDASNLKLYKAGTYNV; translated from the coding sequence ATGAAAATCCTTGTCACCGGTGCCGATGGCTTCATTGGTTCTCACTTGACTGAACTTCTGGTCCAGCGCGGTTATGACGTACGCGCCTTGGCGGCCTACAATTCGTTCAATTCGTGGGGCTGGCTTGACTCCATCCCCGAGCAAACAAAATCCAGCATCGAAGTTGTCTCGGGCGACATTCGGGATGCGACTTTTGTTCGCCACGCCGTACGCGGTACCGAAGCCGTGCTTCACTTGGCAGCCTTGATCGCGATCCCCTACAGCTATCAAGCGCCCGGCAGCTACGTGGACACCAACATCCACGGTACGCTGAATGTCCTGGAAGCGGCTCGCGACTTTGACGTCGCTAAAGTTTTGCACACTTCGACCAGCGAAGTCTATGGAACGGCCGACTATGTTCCCATCGACGAAGAACACCCGCTGAAGGGACAGTCGCCGTATTCGGCATCTAAGATTGGCGCTGACCAACTAGCCCTTTCTTACTTCCGTTCCTTTGACACGCCCGTGACAGTCGTACGTCCGTTCAACACGTACGGCCCGCGTCAGTCGGCACGAGCAGTCATTCCGACCGTGATTGCACAGGTCGCGGCCGGTGCGACCAAACTGAAAATGGGCGACCTTACCCCGACTCGCGATTTCAACTACGTCGCCGATACGGCCGCCGGATTCGAAGCGATCTTGCGCTCCGAAAACACCAACGGTGAAGTCATCAATCTAGGCACGGGCTACGAGATTTCAGTCGCCGACACGCTGGCAATGATTTGCGAATTGATGTCCGTCGAAGTTGAAATTGAACAAGAACAACAACGCATCCGTCCCGAAAAGAGCGAAGTATTCCGGTTGTGTGCCGACGCTTCCAAAGCCGCCAAATTGACGGACTGGGTTCCGCAATATGGCGACAACGACGGACTCCGTCGTGGACTGAAACAAACGATCGACTGGTTCCGCGATGCGTCGAACCTAAAACTTTATAAAGCAGGGACGTACAACGTTTGA
- a CDS encoding acetyltransferase: MIKDIALIGSGGHCTACIDVIGQTAEYRIAAITAAANDVGGTVAGHPITHTDDQIPNLVDDGLTFLVAVGQIRTAATRKRLFQLVASAGGRCATIVSPWAYVAGDTTIGAGTIVMHHGLVNAGARIGQNCILNSKSLVEHECTVGDHCHLSTGSLINGGVRIGDGTFVGSGAIIHQDVRIGNRCVIGAGAIVRRDVDDDCTVRPNR, from the coding sequence ATGATCAAGGACATCGCACTGATCGGAAGCGGTGGCCACTGCACCGCCTGTATCGACGTGATCGGTCAAACCGCCGAATACCGAATCGCGGCCATCACTGCTGCTGCAAACGATGTTGGTGGAACCGTGGCGGGGCATCCCATCACTCATACCGATGACCAGATCCCAAATTTGGTCGACGATGGGCTGACGTTTCTGGTTGCTGTCGGACAGATCCGTACGGCCGCGACCCGGAAACGGTTGTTCCAACTGGTCGCTTCGGCGGGCGGCAGATGCGCGACGATTGTATCACCATGGGCATATGTTGCCGGTGATACGACAATCGGGGCTGGCACGATCGTAATGCATCACGGCCTGGTCAATGCCGGCGCACGAATTGGCCAGAACTGCATATTGAATTCGAAGTCGTTGGTCGAACATGAATGCACGGTCGGTGACCATTGCCATCTTTCGACGGGCAGCCTGATCAACGGCGGCGTTCGAATTGGCGACGGCACATTTGTCGGCAGCGGGGCGATCATCCATCAAGATGTCCGAATCGGCAACCGCTGTGTGATCGGCGCGGGTGCCATTGTCCGCCGTGACGTCGACGACGACTGCACCGTCCGACCCAACCGATAG
- the neuB gene encoding N-acetylneuraminate synthase, with translation MPPTVSNSHDLLPRSIVIAEAGVNHNGDLNLAMQLIDAAAGAGADYVKFQTFIAAELVTQSAPKAQYQSDNDDTSDSQLQMLKKLELSAEDHHRLIQHCVARQIKFLSTGFDLASEKFLDGMSLDWTKIPSGEITNVPYLRRMGSANRPILLSTGMATLAEVDYAIEVLESSGADRSRIITLHCTTQYPTPYEEVNLRAMQTMGCALGTRWGYSDHTLGIEIPIAAVALGAIVIEKHFTLDRKLPGPDHAASLEPDELKQMVASIRHVESALGDGIKRPSVSEVPNRPVARKSIVAATGIRAGETFGEHNLTVKRPGTGISPTQWDQVVGRVAQRDYQPDEQVQW, from the coding sequence ATGCCACCGACGGTATCAAACTCGCACGACCTGCTGCCGCGATCGATCGTGATTGCCGAGGCTGGGGTCAATCACAACGGCGATCTGAACCTAGCGATGCAGTTGATCGATGCGGCCGCAGGCGCGGGCGCGGATTACGTCAAGTTTCAAACCTTCATCGCGGCCGAACTGGTCACCCAATCGGCTCCCAAAGCCCAATATCAAAGCGACAATGACGATACCAGCGACAGCCAACTGCAGATGCTAAAGAAGTTGGAACTATCGGCCGAAGACCACCACCGGCTGATCCAACACTGCGTCGCCCGCCAAATCAAATTCCTGTCGACGGGCTTTGACTTGGCTAGCGAAAAGTTCCTGGACGGCATGTCGCTGGATTGGACGAAGATCCCATCGGGCGAAATCACCAACGTGCCGTACCTTCGACGCATGGGGTCGGCGAATCGTCCGATCCTGCTGTCCACCGGAATGGCAACGCTAGCGGAAGTGGATTACGCAATCGAAGTTCTAGAATCGAGCGGCGCGGATCGATCGCGAATCATCACGCTGCACTGCACGACTCAGTATCCAACGCCGTATGAAGAGGTCAATCTGCGTGCCATGCAAACGATGGGATGCGCATTGGGCACGCGATGGGGATACTCGGATCATACTCTTGGAATAGAAATTCCGATCGCGGCGGTTGCGTTAGGCGCCATCGTGATTGAAAAGCACTTCACGCTGGACCGCAAACTGCCCGGTCCTGACCATGCCGCCAGCCTAGAGCCAGACGAACTGAAACAGATGGTAGCGTCGATCCGGCATGTCGAATCGGCCTTGGGCGATGGCATCAAACGCCCCAGCGTCAGCGAAGTCCCCAACCGCCCGGTGGCCCGCAAATCAATCGTCGCGGCGACAGGTATCCGTGCTGGCGAAACATTCGGCGAACACAACTTGACCGTCAAACGACCCGGCACGGGAATCAGCCCCACCCAGTGGGACCAAGTCGTCGGACGCGTTGCCCAACGCGACTACCAGCCTGACGAACAAGTGCAATGGTAA
- the neuC gene encoding UDP-N-acetylglucosamine 2-epimerase has translation MIDPAPIDTISTQKICVLTGTRAEYGLLRELMHQIDQSDRFRLQVIATGAHLSPEFGSTYREIEADGFRIDRKVEMLVSSDTPTGISKSTALGIIGIADALDQLKPDLLVLLGDRFELLSAAIAGMNAKVPIAHLHGGESSEGAIDECIRHSITKMSHLHFVAAEPYRQRVIQLGESPDRVHLVGGLGVDGIRRSKLLSRDDLQQQLGIELAAHNLIITYHPVTLEHNTASEQFKALLDSLSMLGQDIRLIFTKPNADADGRVICDLIDQYAAAHPSTASAFTSLGQLRYWSALQYVDAVVGNSSSGLLEAPSFGIPTVNIGDRQLGRLQADSVIQCSPESNSISSALKRALDPAFQSQCRLTSNPYGNGDAVEKIMSVLHQATIDERLLKKQFYNVTNQ, from the coding sequence ATGATCGATCCAGCACCGATCGACACAATCTCAACGCAGAAGATCTGTGTGCTAACCGGTACGCGCGCCGAGTACGGATTGCTGCGTGAATTGATGCATCAAATCGACCAGTCTGACCGGTTTCGATTGCAGGTCATCGCCACCGGCGCCCACCTGTCGCCGGAATTTGGATCGACGTATCGGGAAATCGAAGCGGATGGTTTTCGAATCGATCGCAAGGTCGAAATGCTGGTGTCGTCGGATACGCCAACGGGCATTTCCAAGTCGACGGCGCTTGGCATCATCGGGATCGCGGATGCCTTGGACCAACTGAAACCCGACCTATTGGTGCTACTGGGTGATCGGTTCGAACTGCTAAGCGCGGCGATCGCGGGCATGAATGCCAAGGTTCCGATCGCTCACCTGCACGGGGGCGAGTCGTCCGAAGGTGCCATCGATGAATGCATTCGCCATTCGATTACCAAGATGTCGCACCTGCATTTCGTTGCGGCCGAACCGTACCGACAACGAGTGATCCAATTGGGCGAATCGCCCGACCGCGTCCACTTGGTCGGCGGCCTAGGCGTCGATGGGATTCGTAGATCCAAGCTACTTAGCCGCGACGATTTGCAGCAGCAATTGGGGATCGAACTGGCAGCCCACAACTTGATCATCACCTATCACCCGGTGACTCTGGAACACAATACGGCTAGCGAACAATTCAAGGCATTGCTGGACTCACTATCCATGCTAGGCCAGGACATCCGTTTGATCTTTACGAAGCCAAACGCGGACGCCGATGGGCGCGTGATCTGCGATTTGATTGACCAATACGCTGCCGCACATCCCAGCACTGCATCCGCATTCACATCGCTCGGGCAACTCAGATACTGGTCCGCGCTTCAATACGTCGATGCGGTGGTCGGCAATTCATCGAGCGGACTACTGGAAGCTCCCTCCTTTGGAATCCCGACCGTCAACATCGGTGATCGCCAACTGGGGCGACTGCAAGCCGACAGCGTGATCCAGTGCAGTCCCGAAAGCAATAGTATATCGAGTGCACTGAAACGTGCATTGGATCCGGCTTTCCAATCCCAGTGTCGCTTGACCAGCAATCCCTATGGCAATGGCGACGCCGTCGAAAAGATCATGTCGGTATTGCATCAAGCCACCATCGACGAACGTTTACTAAAGAAACAGTTTTACAACGTGACGAACCAATGA